A region from the Medicago truncatula cultivar Jemalong A17 chromosome 6, MtrunA17r5.0-ANR, whole genome shotgun sequence genome encodes:
- the LOC112422730 gene encoding GPI-anchored protein LLG1: MGSYTFFSSILYFFLLATLVSSSQFISDGIFGSGASSGRALLQAKKPCGINFETQNYTILTSQCKGPQYPPKVCCDAFKQFACPHVDEISDLTTDCSNVMFSYINLYGKYPPGLFANQCKEGKEGLDCENVKITNTTNPSSSVHVAAPHSMLIVSIVGFFGFIFHLF; this comes from the exons ATGGGTTCATATACCTTCTTCTCTTccattctctattttttcctcCTAGCCACATTGGTCTCATCTTCCCAATTCATATCTg ATGGCATATTTGGGTCTGGAGCATCTAGTGGACGTGCCCTCCTACAAGCTAAGAAAC CTTGTGGAATTAATTTTGAGACTCAGAACTACACAATCCTAACAAGTCAATGTAAAGGACCACAATACCCTCCAAAGGTTTGCTGTGATGCATTCAAACAATTTGCTTGTCCACATGTTGATGAGATCAGTGACTTGACAACTGATTGTTCTAATGTTATGTTTAGTTacataaatctttatggaaaaTATCCACCTGGCTTATTTGCTAATCAATGcaaagaaggaaaagaaggtCTTGATTGTGAAAATGTTAAGATAACTAATACTACTAACCCTTCTAGTAGTGTTCATGTGGCTGCTCCTCATTCTATGTTGATAGTTTCAATTGTTG GTTTCTTTGGATTTATTTTCCATTTGTTCTAA